A window of the Brassica oleracea var. oleracea cultivar TO1000 chromosome C1, BOL, whole genome shotgun sequence genome harbors these coding sequences:
- the LOC106326210 gene encoding transcription factor bHLH63 — MMMTMMMNGGEATEAELFLNCDDMSVLERQRVQLNYHQYHHPGFEPTLPCFFPNSSKMNVGEVDSFLPSAGLDLPEIYGELHGDARISVSPGNITTESENSKKRKFGCVDTETKVCNEKKKMMMMMDREVAVEEEEEEEKSKVTEQSTRSIMKMKEQNSCSNDSSKVTKDSQRTDYIHVRARRGQATDSHSIAERARREKISERMKFLQDLVPGCEKITGKAGMLDEIINYVQSLQRQVEFLSMKLATVSPRVDFNIDDIFAKEVVSAPMMNLPNTVMPPHMMVNSGYPHDMVNSGYVHFNPMQQVVTSSDPLSCFNNGQSATMWDSDVQNLYSNLGV, encoded by the exons ATGATGATGACGATGATGATGAACGGAGGAGAAGCTACAGAAGCTGAGCTTTTCCTCAACTGTGACGACATGTCTGTCTTAGAGCGCCAAAGGGTTCAACTAAACTACCACCAGTACCACCATCCCGGCTTCGAACCCACTCTCCCTTGCTTCTTCCCCAATTCTTCCAAGATGAACGTCGGCGAGGTTGACAGCTTTCTACCGTCGGCCGGTTTGGATCTTCCGGAGATTTACGGGGAGTTGCACGGTGATGCGAGAATCTCAGTTTCTCCAGGAAATATTACAACTGAGTCTGAAAATTCCAAGAAAAGGAAGTTTGGTTGCGTCGATACAGAGACTAAG GTTTGTAATGAGAAGAAAAAGATGATGATGATGATGGACAGAGAAGTAGCAGTTGAAGAAGAAGAAGAAGAAGAGAAGTCGAAAGTAACAGAGCAGAGCACTAGAAGCATCATGAAGATGAAAGAACAGAACAGTTGTTCTAACGATTCATCGAAAGTGACTAAAGACTCGCAGAGGACGGATTATATCCATGTTCGTGCACGGAGAGGCCAAGCCACTGATAGCCACAGCATTGCAGAACGA GCTAGAAGAGAAAAGATCAGTGAGAGAATGAAGTTTCTACAAGATTTGGTTCCTGGATGCGAAAAGATTACAGGCAAAGCAGGGATGCTTGATGAGATCATTAACTATGTTCAGTCTCTTCAGAGACAAGTCGAG TTCTTATCAATGAAGCTAGCAACTGTTAGTCCAAGGGTGGATTTCAACATCGATGACATTTTTGCCAAAGAG GTTGTCTCAGCTCCAATGATGAACTTACCAAACACTGTGATGCCACCTCATATGATGGTGAATTCCGGTTACCCTCATGATATGGTTAATTCCGGTTATGTTCATTTCAATCCAATGCAGCAAGTGGTTACTAGTTCTGATCCACTGTCATGTTTCAAC AATGGTCAATCTGCTACTATGTGGGACTCTGATGTGCAGAATCTTTATAGTAATCTAGGAGTTTGA
- the LOC106337880 gene encoding guanine nucleotide-binding protein subunit beta: MSVSELKERHAAATETVNNLRDRLRQRRLQLLDTDVAKYSAAQGRSPVKFGATDLVCCRTLQGHTGKVYSLDWTPERNRIVSASQDGRLIVWNALTSQKTHAIKLPCAWVMTCAFSPNGQTVACGGLDSVCSIFSLSSTADKDGTVPVSRMLSGHRGYVSCCQYVPNEDARLITSSGDQTCVLWDVTTGLKTSVFGGEFQSGHTADVLSVSISGSNPNWFISGSCDTTARLWDTRAASRAVRTFHGHEGDVNTVKFFPDGNRFGTGSEDGTCRLYDIRTGHQLQVYQPHGDGENVPVTSIAFSASGRLLFAGYANNNACYVWDTLLGEIVLDLGELQDSHKNRISCLGVSADGSALCTGSWDSNLKIWAFGGHRRVI, translated from the exons ATGTCTGTCTCCGAGCTCAAAGAACGCCACGCCGCCGCTACAGAGACCGTCAACAACCTCCGCGATAGGCTTCGACAGAGACGCCTCCAGCTCCTCGACACCGATG TGGCTAAGTACTCGGCGGCGCAAGGTCGCTCTCCGGTGAAATTCGGAGCCACGGATCTGGTTTGTTGCCGTACTCTTCAGGGACACACCGGGAAG GTTTATTCGTTGGATTGGACGCCGGAGAGGAACCGGATTGTCAGTGCATCTCAAGATGGGAGGTTAATAGTGTGGAATGCTCTAACGAGTCAGAAGACTCACGCTATTAAACTCCCTTGTGCATGGGTTATGACTTGTGCTTTCTCTCCCAATGGCCAGACGGTTGCGTGTGGTGGGTTAGACAGTGTGTGTTCTATCTTCAGTCTTAGCTCGACTGCGGATAAGGATGGGACTGTACCGGTTTCGAGGATGCTTAGTGGCCACAGGGGGTATGTTTCTTGCTGTCAGTATGTCCCAAATGAGGATGCTCGTCTGATCACAAGTTCAGGTGATCAAACGTGTGTCTTATGGGACGTAACTACTGGGCTCAAAACTTCTGTTTTTGGTGGCGAGTTTCAGTCTGGACATACTGCTGATGTACTAAG TGTCTCAATCAGTGGATCAAACCCAAACTGGTTCATATCTGGTTCATGCGACACCACTGCACGCTTGTGGGACACTCGCGCTGCGAGCCGAGCGGTTCGAACGTTTCATGGGCACGAGGGAGATGTTAATACTGTCAAGTTCTTTCCGGATGGGAATAGATTTGGGACTGGATCAGAAGATGGAACATGCAGGTTGTATGACATTAGGACCGGTCATCAACTCCAGGTGTATCAGCCACATGGTGATGGTGAGAACGTACCTGTGACCTCCATTGCGTTCTCTGCCTCGGGGAGACTTCTTTTCGCTGGATACGCGAACAACAACGCCTGCTACGTTTGGGATACGCTTTTGGGAGAG ATTGTATTGGATTTGGGGGAACTGCAGGATTCGCACAAGAATCGGATAAGCTGTTTGGGGGTGTCAGCAGACGGAAGTGCCTTGTGTACAGGAAGCTGGGATTCAAATCTAAAG ATATGGGCGTTTGGAGGGCACAGGAGAGTGATATGA
- the LOC106305842 gene encoding cyclase-associated protein 1 yields the protein MEESLIKRLEAAVTRLEGISSTGGGGVTTLSRGGDFSAAGAGTDAAASSDPSILAYEDLISQCVGRALSAAEKIGGPVLDVTKIVAEAFATQKDLLVRIKQTQKPDMAGLAGFLKPLNDVTMKADAMTQGRRSDFFNHLKAASDSLSALAWIAFTGKDCGMSMPIAHVEESWQMAEFYNNKVLVEYRNKDANHVEWAKALKELYLPGLRDYVKSHYALGPIWNASGKPASAPPAKGPPGAPAPPPAPVFSSESSKPSSSSNQKQGMSAVFQQLSSGAVTSGLRKVTDDMKTKNRADRSGAVSSIEKETRATKPAFSKTGPPKLELQMGRKWAVENQIGKKDLIISDCDARQSVYVFGCKDSVLQIQGKVNNITIDKCTKMGVVFTDVVAAFEIVNCTNVEVQCQGSAPTVSVDNTTGCQLYLNQDSLETAITTAKSSEINVMVPGTSPDGDWVEHALPQQYNHVFTEGKFETTPVSHSGA from the exons ATGGAGGAGAGTTTGATCAAGCGCCTGGAAGCTGCGGTTACGAGGCTCGAGGGGATCTCAAGCACCGGAGGAGGAGGAGTTACTACTCTTTCCCGCGGAGGAGATTTCTCCGCCGCCGGCGCCGGAACCGATGCCGCCGCGTCCTCCGATCCGTCGATCCTGGCCTACGAAGATCTGATTTCGCAGTGCGTTGGCAGGGCTCTGAGCGCGGCGGAGAAGATCGGCGGACCTGTTCTAGACGTGACGAAGATCGTCGCCGAAGCGTTCGCAACGCAGAAGGATCTGCTCGTTCGCATCAAGCAAACTCAG AAGCCTGACATGGCTGGGTTAGCTGGATTTCTCAAGCCGTTGAATGATGTTACGATGAAAGCTGACGCGATGACTCAGGGAAGGAGGTCTGATTTCTTCAATCACCTGAAGGCTGCGTCTGATAGTCTATCTGCATTGGCTTGGATTGCTTTCACCGGGAAAGATTGTG GTATGAGCATGCCAATCGCTCACGTGGAAGAAAGTTGGCAGATGGCTGAGTTCTACAACAATAAG GTTTTGGTGGAGTACCGTAACAAAGATGCGAACCATGTGGAATGGGCTAAAGCCTTGAAGGAACTTTACTTGCCTGGTTTGAGGGATTATGTGAAAAGTCATTACGCCTTGGGACCTATATGGAATGCATCAGGGAAACCTGCTAGTGCTCCTCCTGCCAAGGGTCCACCTGGTGCTCCTGCTCCTCCCCCAGCACCGGTTTTCAGTTCTGAATCTTCCAAGCCATCATCTTCGTCCAACCAGAAACAAGGGATGTCTGCTGTTTTCCAGCAGCTCAGCTCTGGTGCTGTGACCTCAG GTCTTAGAAAAGTGACAGATGATATGAAGACAAAGAACCGTGCTGATAGATCCGGAGCAGTGAGTTCCATTGAGAAGGAAACTCGTGCAACTAAACCAGCCTTTTCGAAAACTGGACCACCGAAACTGGAGCTTCAAATGGGTCGCAA GTGGGCTGTTGAGAACCAAATTGGAAAGAAGGACTTGATTATCAGCGATTGTGATGCCAGACAGTCTGTGTATGTATTTGGTTGCAAAGATTCTGTATTGCAGATACAAG GAAAAGTCAATAACATCACCATTGACAAATGCACCAAAATGGGTGTTGTCTTCACG GATGTTGTTGCTGCATTTGAGATAGTGAATTGCACCAACGTAGAAGTACAATGTCAG GGTTCAGCTCCCACAGTTTCTGTGGACAACACAACTGGCTGTCAGTTATACCTAAACCAAGACTCATTAGAGACAGCTATAACAACAGCCAAGTCGAGTGAGATCAATGTAATGGTCCCTGGTACTTCCCCTGATGGAGATTGG GTTGAACATGCACTGCCGCAACAATACAACCATGTGTTCACCGAAGGGAAGTTCGAGACGACACCGGTCTCGCACTCAGGTGCCTAA
- the LOC106305852 gene encoding probable receptor-like serine/threonine-protein kinase At4g34500, translated as MSGSSDSGSHKFSTKSTIFGLNLYLVVAICSVFLLLISLLIFLFVCLNRVSRARRMRVKHSSGSIPLVSKETTEIKTVGKYLNCDESMRKIENEVVVVAEATSKEASGGFDDMSVASSGGDVGSEVMGWGRWYCLKDLEIATRGFSDENVIGEGGYGVVYRADFPDGSVAAVKNLLNNKGQAEKEFKVEVEAIGKVRHKNLVGLMGYCADTAQRMLVYEYIDNGNLEQWLHGDVGPVSPLTWDIRMKIAIGTAKGLAYLHEGLEPKVVHRDVKSSNILLDKKWNPKVSDFGLAKLLGSETSYVTTRVMGTFGYVSPEYASTGMLNECSDVYSFGVLLMEIITGRSPVDYSRPPGEMNLVDWFKGMVASRRGEEIIDPKIKNPHPHPRALKRALLVCLRCIDLDASKRPKMGQIIHMLEADDFPFRPEHRSVQTNKNAHHHGVSGRPLES; from the exons ATGTCTGGTTCTAGCGACTCGGGTTCCCACAAGTTCTCGACTAAATCCACCATCTTCGGCCTAAACCTCTACTTAGTCGTCGCGATATGTTCCGTCTTCCTACTGCTGATCTCGCTCTTGATCTTCCTCTTCGTCTGCCTGAATCGAGTCTCACGCGCGCGTAGAATGCGCGTGAAACACAGCTCCGGATCCATCCCTCTGGTCTCTAAGGAGACAACGGAGATCAAGACGGTCGGAAAGTATCTGAACTGCGACGAGTCGATGAGGAAAATCGAAAACGAAGTCGTTGTGGTCGCCGAAGCGACGAGCAAGGAAGCGAGCGGCGGGTTCGATGATATGTCGGTGGCTTCGAGCGGCGGCGACGTAGGTTCCGAGGTGATGGGATGGGGAAGATGGTACTGCTTGAAAGATCTGGAGATTGCGACGCGTGGCTTCTCCGATGAGAACGTGATCGGAGAAGGAGGATACGGCGTCGTTTATAGAGCTGATTTTCCCGACGGTTCGGTCGCTGCAGTAAAGAATCTACTTAACAACAA GGGTCAGGCAGAGAAAGAGTTTAAAGTTGAGGTGGAAGCAATTGGGAAAGTAAGACATAAGAACTTGGTTGGTCTGATGGGTTATTGTGCCGACACTGCTCAAAG GATGCTTGTGTATGAATATATTGATAACGGAAACTTGGAGCAGTGGCTGCATGGTGATGTAGGTCCAGTGAGTCCTCTCACATGGGATATTCGGATGAAGATTGCCATTGGAACAGCTAAAGG ATTAGCCTATTTACATGAAGGGCTTGAACCGAAGGTTGTGCACCGTGATGTGAAGTCTAGTAACATCTTGCTCGATAAGAAGTGGAACCCGAAGGTGTCTGATTTCGGTTTGGCCAAGTTATTAGGATCTGAAACGAGTTATGTGACAACTCGTGTGATGGGAACTTTTGG ATATGTTTCACCGGAGTATGCAAGTACGGGCATGCTTAATGAGTGTAGTGATGTCTACAGTTTCGGTGTTCTGCTCATGGAGATTATAACAGGAAGGAGCCCAGTCGATTATTCTAGACCACCTGGAGAG ATGAACTTAGTGGATTGGTTCAAAGGAATGGTTGCAAGCAGGCGTGGAGAAGAAATCATAGACCCTAAAATCAAGAATCCACATCCTCATCCAAGAGCTTTGAAAAGAGCGTTGCTTGTATGTTTGCGTTGCATAGACCTTGATGCTAGCAAACGTCCAAAGATGGGACAAATCATTCACATGCTTGAAGCTGACGATTTCCCTTTCCGTCCT GAACACAGATCAGTCCAGACAAACAAGAATGCTCATCATCACGGTGTTTCTGGGAGACCACTCGAGAGTTGA
- the LOC106309597 gene encoding glucan endo-1,3-beta-glucosidase 7, whose product MAISIYFSLLLIFLSHFPSSHADPFIGVNIGQVADNLPPPSETVKLLKSSSIEKVRLYGADPAIIKALAGTGIGIVIGAGNGDIPSLAADPNAASQWINSNVLPFYPASKIILITIGNEVLMSGDPNLVNQLLPAMQNVQKALEATSLGGKIKVSTVHSMTVLGSSDPPSSGSFAPGSQAGLKGILQFLSDTGSPFTINPYPFFAYRDDTRPETLAFCLFQPNPGRVDGNTGIKYMNMFDAQVDAVHSALKSMGFEKVEIVVAETGWPSRGDPNEVGPSVDNAKAYNGNLIAHLKSMVGTPLMPGKSVDTYIFALYDENLKPGPSSERAFGLFKTDLSMAYDAGLAKSSGSSSNSSGQTPSGKVTSTGWCVPRNGATDQQLQASLDWACGQGIDCGPIQPGGACFEPNNVASHAAFAMNMYFQKSPKKPTDCDFSQTATLTSQNPSYNRCVYPGGGGGAGSTGVMNKYVSSDKLESKQNGAVEPKVYSSLSFLLIFVVSLIFHVN is encoded by the exons ATGGCTATCTCCATCTACTTCTCTCTCCTCCTCATCTTCCTCTCTCACTTCCCTTCCTCAC ATGCAGACCCATTCATCGGAGTTAACATCGGCCAAGTCGCCGACAACCTCCCTCCGCCTTCGGAAACCGTCAAGCTCCTCAAGTCCTCTTCTATCGAGAAAGTGAGGCTCTACGGCGCCGATCCCGCCATCATCAAAGCTTTGGCCGGAACCGGTATCGGCATCGTCATCGGCGCCGGTAACGGAGACATTCCTTCCCTCGCCGCCGATCCTAACGCCGCCTCCCAATGGATCAACTCCAACGTCCTCCCTTTTTACCCCGCCTCCAAAATCATCCTCATCACCATCGGCAACGAG GTGCTGATGTCGGGGGATCCGAATCTAGTGAACCAGCTACTCCCGGCGATGCAAAACGTCCAAAAAGCACTCGAGGCGACGTCGCTCGGCGGGAAAATCAAGGTGTCGACGGTGCACTCGATGACGGTGCTTGGCAGCTCGGACCCGCCATCTTCCGGTTCGTTTGCGCCCGGTTCTCAAGCCGGTTTAAAGGGGATTCTACAGTTCCTAAGCGACACTGGTTCGCCTTTCACTATTAACCCGTACCCGTTCTTCGCTTATCGAGATGACACGAGACCCGAAACGCTTGCGTTTTGCCTCTTCCAGCCTAATCCGGGTCGAGTTGACGGTAACACCGGAATCAAGTACATGAACATGTTCGATGCTCAG GTAGATGCGGTTCACTCGGCTTTGAAATCGATGGGATTCGAGAAGGTGGAGATCGTGGTGGCGGAAACAGGATGGCCTTCACGAGGAGACCCAAACGAAGTTGGACCGAGCGTGGATAATGCTAAAGCATACAACGGAAACTTAATAGCTCATCTAAAGTCAATGGTTGGCACACCTCTCATGCCTGGGAAGTCCGTGGACACTTACATCTTCGCACTCTATGACGAGAATCTAAAGCCTGGACCATCTTCGGAACGTGCCTTTGGGCTTTTCAAAACCGACCTTTCCATGGCCTATGATGCAGGCCTTGCCAAGAGTAGCGGTAGTAGCAGCAACAGTAGTGGTCAG ACGCCATCAGGCAAAGTGACGTCGACGGGGTGGTGTGTACCGAGGAATGGTGCGACGGATCAGCAGTTGCAAGCGAGCTTGGATTGGGCGTGCGGACAAGGAATAGACTGTGGGCCGATACAACCAGGAGGAGCTTGTTTCGAGCCAAACAATGTGGCTTCACATGCAGCTTTTGCCATGAATATGTATTTCCAAAAGTCTCCTAAAAAGCCTACGGACTGTGATTTCTCTCAGACCGCAACACTAACCTCCCAGAACCCTA GTTATAACAGATGTGTCTATCCTGGAGGTGGAGGAGGAGCAGGAAGTACAGGAGTAATGAACAAATATGTGAGCTCAGACAAATTAGAGAGTAAACAGAATGGAGCAGTTGAACCAAAAGTTTATTCTTCTCTATCTTTTCTACTCATCTTTGTTGTGTCCCTAATCTTCCATGTTAATTAA
- the LOC106305861 gene encoding probable receptor-like serine/threonine-protein kinase At4g34500, with amino-acid sequence MLNECSDVYSFGVLLMEIITGRSPVDYSRPPGEMNLVDWFKGMVASRRGEEIIDPKIKNPHPHPRALKRALLVCLRCIDLDASKRPKMGQIIHMLEADDFPFRPEHRSVQTNKNAHHHGVSGRPLES; translated from the exons ATGCTTAATGAGTGTAGTGATGTCTACAGTTTCGGTGTTCTGCTCATGGAGATTATAACAGGAAGGAGCCCAGTCGATTATTCTAGACCACCTGGAGAG ATGAACTTAGTGGATTGGTTCAAAGGAATGGTTGCAAGCAGGCGTGGAGAAGAAATCATAGACCCTAAAATCAAGAATCCACATCCTCATCCAAGAGCTTTGAAAAGAGCGTTGCTTGTATGTTTGCGTTGCATAGACCTTGATGCTAGCAAACGTCCAAAGATGGGACAAATCATTCACATGCTTGAAGCTGACGATTTCCCTTTCCGTCCT GAACACAGATCAGTCCAGACAAACAAGAATGCTCATCATCACGGTGTTTCTGGGAGACCACTCGAGAGTTGA
- the LOC106342657 gene encoding probable pinoresinol-lariciresinol reductase 3, giving the protein MEKTKEKSRVLVIGATGRVGHYLTRFSIQSGHPTFALIRNSTFSDPSKSANLESLSSAGVTLLKGSLDDEASLEEAVTKVDVVISAIPSKHVLDQTLLINVIKRTPSIKRFIPAEYGADPDKTQVSDLDHGFYSKKSEIRRLIESSNIPYTYICCGLFMRILLPSLVQPGLQSPPVDKVTVFGDGNVKAVFVNEVDAAAFTIKTIDDPRTLNKTLYLRPSGNVCSMNDLVEMWEGKIEKKLVKTFVTESQLLEKIKETPYPDDMEMVFIYSVFIKGHHTYFEIDESCGGVNGTELYPDVKYMTVSEFLDTLL; this is encoded by the exons ATGGAGAAGACAAAGGAGAAGAGCAGAGTCTTGGTCATCGGAGCAACAGGAAGAGTAGGTCACTACTTGACCCGTTTCAGCATCCAATCGGGTCACCCGACATTCGCCCTCATCAGAAACTCCACCTTCTCTGATCCTTCCAAGTCCGCTAACCTTGAATCTCTCTCCTCCGCCGGCGTCACTCTCCTCAAA GGTTCATTAGACGATGAAGCAAGCTTAGAAGAAGCAGTAACGAAAGTAGATGTCGTGATCTCTGCGATTCCATCAAAACATGTTCTTGATCAGACACTCCTCATCAACGTCATCAAACGAACTCCCTCCATCAAG AGGTTTATCCCTGCTGAATACGGAGCAGATCCGGACAAAACACAAGTCTCTGATCTCGATCACGGCTTCTACTCAAAGAAGTCCGAGATAAGACGTCTTATAGAGTCATCAAACATTCCTTACACGTACATTTGCTGCGGGCTGTTCATGAGGATTCTACTTCCATCTCTTGTCCAACCGGGTCTTCAATCTCCTCCGGTGGATAAAGTCACAGTCTTTGGAGATGGGAACGTTAAAG CTGTTTTTGTGAATGAGGTTGATGCGGCAGCGTTTACTATCAAAACGATTGATGATCCTAGAACACTGAACAAGACGTTGTACCTTAGGCCGAGTGGGAATGTATGTTCGATGAATGATCTTGTTGAGATGTGGGAAGGGAAGATTGAGAAGAAGCTTGTGAAGACTTTTGTTACTGAGAGTCAACTTCTTGAGAAGATCAAAG AGACTCCGTATCCGGATGATATGGAGATGGTTTTCATATACTCTGTTTTTATTAAAGGACATCACACCTACTTTGAGATTGATGAGTCTTGTGGTGGAGTGAATGGTACTGAGCTTTACCCTGATGTCAAGTACATGACCGTGAGCGAGTTTCTTGATACCCTTCTCTAG